A window from Pseudomonas alloputida encodes these proteins:
- a CDS encoding phage tail protein, giving the protein MGQALKRAPRRATAASKRQVVGSKGGSAKQKQPSIASNSVPSIATVRMLYLWSWGPIVGPVNGLRSVKLDGTPVMAEDGTLTYPGVKWQFRSGELNQERMTGISESSNEIAVGQQLLSTTPYVYTITNSMLDAVRLRFSWPQLQSQDSGGNIDGVRIEYAVDVSTDNGPFQQVLASEVNRKNVTKYERSHRIDLPAGSRWAIRARRITPEANSSLVQDGMYVEAIAEVVDSDQEYPLTAVSCVEYDAEQFGGDIAKIAVLMRGRIVRVPMNYDPVNRTYATSGPGTTNGVWDGTFKEAYTNNPAWVFFDLALHPYYGLGDRIDATMINRWSLYRIGQYCDQLVPNGLGGQEPRFTCNLYLQKQAEAWAVLQDLAAIFHGLAFWDGSQITVNADMPQDPVYNYTLSQILDDGAVKYTGSKLRDRHSQAMVSFDDPDRGYDTDKEPVFDESAIAEYGVREISVEAVGCTSRGQAQRAGQWALMTEQLQLRGASFRVGLDGYIPKPGKVITLSDPMLAGRANGGRIAAVAGRVVTVDRDIEVPTGARLLVNLPSGKSEARQVRSVAGRQITVMADFSEVPQPESGWVLDFDDLKLMQFYVRNVTRPEWHQFQLECIQYEPSKFDAIDYGTVIDDRPISVLPPGVQDAPARVLIGSHSSVDQGMAVTTMTISWDAAPGAVAYDVEWRWGSRDWVKVPRTGELAADVRGVYAGQYLARVRAVSSMDVSSIPTTSMLTNVAGKTTPPPAVTHLITESLLFGIKVMWGFPAGAEDTQRTELWYSEGTDLGLATKLADLAYPQNEHVMQGLRAGQRFFFWARLVDRTGNLGPFFPEAPAVVAGMASADAGAILEQIKDQITESELGQELTSRIDLIDKNGPGSVNDRIGTAKTELAQQISEVNNALNTTKGNLQQQITAVSVDVSAAKADLQQQIANVSALAGSLPYRKDKAYSVGQSALGSDGKLYQALKAVPLNTPPPNATYWTDVGQAVVTANGMAARVQTMETKVETLEGATSAQAQQISGLQSSLTTTNGNVSAAQQAAQDAATLAGGKGKVIVQSAAPAVADRLAQNLWIDTTSNANTPKRWTGSAWVAVTDKVATDAAAAAAGALALAQTKADASVVSSLSTRVSDAEGKLSSQATRMDGMQTSIDGKASSQALQQVTSRVTATEDKDKAQDQLISSQSQALTSLTDSVSKKADASAVQSLGNRVEAAEGALSSQSTDITQLKNSVGAAQPFVAGRAWEFTGSTRGWVATATNGTITAGPLFATVTANPNLQCNFTPVVAGAENPYLRIRLRRRNTSRAGAQMYWANEDGGLAEARRFGWFISTTTTDWQDIELDLSGHAGWNGKKIYAIRLDMMNSGDTSGEIDIAYIAVGRRSASASAEAVSTLSNAVTEAEGKLSSQSQSIVNLQGGLNATNGNVSAAQKAAQDAYSLADAKGKVIVQNSTPSAINQQIQNLWIDTTGGGNTPKRWNGSAWQAVSDKVATDAAAAAANALSQVATKADASTVQSLTNKVEQQGAAITAAGEAITGINASLGQVGGENLLPNPSFEVEGPTAGLADGWRIGSPLSAPNRLLSLVPSTLDPRGKAQRVDAKGLSGSAYVDVALPNASWVSMAPGQVLTVSAYVRGTQDLVSEIYLQYKNSGGATIGTHGPLRTILSDAWNRPVFTGAAAPAGTIGADLLLRVRGPLGGTASDGYYEIDRAQAELSIVVSAWKDNAKNAQSAAQANAAAINSVSGRVSSTEEGLTSVSGRLTQLDNSIGDVGGENLLYNPAFTKLGAATGNNPDGWVPEGTATYTPSMVSSWLNAAENAYRCTTTGVGTTASGNPYTSLVTASERAPAVAPGQTVTSSIYARKTSDSGDLGLRIFHQWANAAGTVISAPASLVVPVSVSGDRVSFTSIAPAGAAKVRVFYRAHAASGSSAAGTFEVARPQVEYGSRPTGWRDNGQVNSTAIGAVSTAVDGLTSSVSQQGKDINSVSSRTTSLENSVNNGSTGLASKASTAALTSVANRVAATESGLTAQSTSITNLEAKIGTALPFVAGQTWEFVNSVEGWIANTSGATLTAGPQYATVAKFTTIQATNTFPVIDGAANPLVRIRLRRRNTGRTSAAMYWANEDGGLAEARRFNWPISTSSGDWQDIELDLSGHSGWNGKKIWAIRLDMYNSGDANGEVDIAYIAAGRRSVAASGRAFDSLSVNVSQQGDKLAAETQRINGLLSSVGDANAAIQNEAKARSDADGALSQQIQSTQSSLGATNASVQQISTAQTGLNNRVNAQFSIKVAVTQSGVYALGGIGVGIQNQNGVLQSVVAVLADQFAVINAAGNGYVSPFAIQGGQVFMNDAFIRDGSIINAKIANGAITSAKIGVAEIDTLRIRGNAVTVPVSANSPGNVLGAGVGQWQNLAAVGVQMDEGGFITAQYSCYQGFGSGIRKYQFQMDINGLVIAEGGGDWADGFPNLMGSIGVGPGFFVVTVKWWGENTGVGVRNHNLFAMGTKR; this is encoded by the coding sequence ATGGGTCAAGCACTGAAGCGCGCGCCGCGGCGCGCCACTGCAGCCAGCAAGCGGCAGGTGGTCGGCAGCAAGGGCGGTTCAGCCAAGCAGAAACAGCCCAGCATCGCTTCCAACAGCGTTCCGTCGATCGCCACGGTGCGCATGCTCTACCTGTGGAGCTGGGGGCCGATCGTGGGCCCGGTGAACGGCCTGCGTTCTGTGAAACTGGATGGCACGCCAGTCATGGCGGAAGACGGCACCCTGACTTACCCAGGCGTGAAGTGGCAGTTCCGCTCGGGCGAGCTGAACCAGGAGCGCATGACCGGGATCAGCGAGTCGAGCAACGAGATTGCCGTTGGCCAGCAGCTGCTCAGCACCACGCCTTACGTCTACACCATCACCAACTCCATGCTGGACGCCGTGCGCCTGCGGTTCTCGTGGCCACAACTGCAGTCCCAGGATTCGGGCGGCAACATCGATGGCGTTCGTATCGAGTATGCGGTGGACGTTTCTACCGATAACGGCCCGTTCCAGCAGGTGCTGGCCTCCGAGGTCAACCGGAAGAACGTCACCAAGTACGAGCGATCCCATCGCATCGATCTGCCGGCCGGCAGCCGCTGGGCGATTCGCGCGCGCCGGATCACGCCGGAGGCTAATAGCTCGCTGGTGCAGGATGGGATGTACGTCGAGGCCATCGCCGAGGTGGTCGACAGCGATCAGGAATACCCGCTGACCGCCGTCAGTTGCGTGGAGTACGACGCCGAGCAGTTCGGTGGCGACATCGCCAAGATTGCCGTGCTGATGCGCGGGCGAATCGTGCGCGTGCCCATGAACTACGACCCGGTGAACCGCACCTACGCCACCAGCGGCCCCGGCACCACCAACGGCGTTTGGGATGGCACCTTCAAGGAGGCCTACACCAACAACCCGGCCTGGGTGTTCTTCGACCTGGCCCTGCACCCTTACTACGGCCTTGGCGATCGCATCGACGCGACCATGATCAATCGCTGGTCGCTGTACCGCATCGGGCAGTATTGCGACCAGCTGGTGCCGAACGGACTTGGCGGCCAGGAGCCGCGATTTACCTGCAACCTGTACCTGCAGAAGCAGGCCGAGGCCTGGGCCGTTCTGCAGGACCTGGCGGCCATCTTCCATGGCCTGGCCTTCTGGGACGGCAGCCAGATCACCGTCAACGCCGATATGCCGCAGGATCCGGTCTACAACTACACCCTGTCGCAGATCCTCGACGACGGCGCAGTCAAGTACACCGGCAGCAAGCTTCGCGATCGGCACAGCCAGGCCATGGTGTCGTTCGATGACCCAGATCGCGGCTACGACACCGACAAAGAGCCGGTCTTCGATGAAAGCGCCATTGCTGAGTATGGCGTGCGCGAGATCTCTGTGGAGGCTGTCGGCTGCACGTCGCGGGGCCAGGCCCAGCGCGCCGGCCAGTGGGCTCTCATGACCGAGCAGCTGCAGCTGCGCGGTGCCAGCTTCCGTGTCGGCTTGGATGGCTACATCCCGAAGCCGGGCAAGGTGATCACCCTGTCCGACCCGATGCTGGCAGGCCGCGCCAACGGTGGCCGTATCGCCGCCGTGGCCGGGCGCGTCGTGACGGTCGACCGTGACATCGAGGTGCCGACTGGTGCCCGCCTGCTGGTCAACCTGCCCAGCGGCAAGTCCGAGGCGCGCCAGGTGCGCTCTGTGGCCGGCCGCCAGATCACTGTCATGGCGGACTTCAGCGAGGTGCCGCAGCCTGAATCCGGCTGGGTGCTGGACTTCGATGATCTGAAACTGATGCAGTTCTACGTGCGCAACGTCACGCGCCCGGAGTGGCACCAGTTCCAGCTGGAGTGCATCCAGTACGAGCCGAGCAAGTTCGACGCCATTGACTACGGGACGGTGATCGATGACCGCCCCATCAGCGTTCTGCCACCGGGCGTTCAAGATGCCCCGGCGCGCGTGCTGATCGGCAGCCACTCTTCTGTGGACCAAGGTATGGCCGTCACCACCATGACGATCTCTTGGGATGCAGCGCCCGGGGCTGTGGCCTACGACGTTGAGTGGCGCTGGGGCTCGCGGGACTGGGTGAAGGTGCCGAGAACCGGCGAGCTGGCTGCCGACGTGCGTGGCGTGTATGCCGGCCAGTACCTGGCCCGCGTGCGCGCAGTCAGCTCCATGGATGTCTCGTCCATCCCCACCACCTCGATGCTGACCAACGTGGCCGGAAAGACGACGCCGCCGCCGGCGGTCACTCACCTTATCACCGAGAGCCTGCTGTTCGGCATCAAGGTCATGTGGGGCTTCCCGGCTGGTGCCGAGGACACCCAGCGCACCGAACTGTGGTACAGCGAAGGCACCGATCTGGGTTTGGCCACCAAGCTGGCCGACCTGGCCTATCCGCAGAACGAGCACGTCATGCAGGGCCTGCGCGCCGGGCAGCGTTTCTTCTTCTGGGCGCGCCTGGTGGATCGCACCGGCAACCTCGGCCCGTTCTTCCCGGAGGCCCCGGCAGTGGTTGCCGGAATGGCCAGCGCTGATGCTGGCGCGATCCTCGAGCAGATCAAGGATCAGATCACCGAGAGTGAACTGGGCCAGGAGCTCACCAGCCGCATCGACCTGATAGACAAGAATGGCCCTGGGTCGGTGAACGATCGGATAGGGACGGCCAAGACCGAACTGGCCCAGCAAATCAGTGAGGTGAACAACGCCCTCAACACCACCAAGGGCAACTTGCAGCAGCAGATCACCGCTGTGAGCGTTGATGTGTCGGCTGCCAAGGCCGACCTGCAGCAGCAGATCGCCAACGTCTCGGCCTTGGCCGGCTCGTTGCCGTACCGGAAAGACAAGGCCTACAGCGTCGGGCAAAGCGCCCTGGGCAGTGATGGCAAGTTGTACCAGGCCCTAAAAGCGGTACCGCTGAACACGCCACCGCCGAACGCCACCTACTGGACCGATGTTGGCCAGGCGGTGGTGACTGCCAACGGCATGGCCGCGCGCGTCCAGACCATGGAAACCAAAGTCGAAACCCTGGAGGGCGCCACCTCAGCCCAGGCCCAGCAGATCTCGGGCCTGCAGTCGAGCCTTACCACCACCAACGGCAACGTGTCGGCTGCCCAGCAGGCTGCGCAGGATGCGGCCACGCTGGCGGGCGGGAAGGGCAAGGTCATTGTTCAGTCGGCCGCGCCTGCCGTCGCTGACCGCCTGGCGCAGAACCTATGGATCGACACCACCAGCAATGCCAACACCCCGAAGCGCTGGACCGGCTCGGCTTGGGTTGCGGTGACGGACAAGGTGGCCACCGATGCAGCCGCTGCTGCCGCTGGTGCTCTGGCCCTGGCGCAGACCAAGGCCGACGCTTCTGTAGTCAGCAGTCTGAGCACCCGCGTCAGCGATGCCGAGGGCAAACTGTCGTCGCAAGCCACCCGCATGGACGGCATGCAGACCAGCATCGACGGCAAGGCCAGTTCGCAGGCGCTGCAGCAGGTCACGAGCCGTGTGACGGCGACCGAGGACAAGGATAAGGCCCAAGATCAGCTCATCAGCTCGCAAAGCCAGGCGCTCACCTCGCTGACTGACAGCGTGAGCAAGAAGGCGGATGCTTCGGCTGTCCAGTCCCTGGGTAACCGAGTAGAGGCTGCTGAAGGGGCACTGAGCAGCCAGAGCACTGATATCACGCAGCTGAAAAACAGCGTAGGCGCTGCCCAGCCATTCGTTGCTGGCCGTGCCTGGGAGTTCACCGGCTCGACAAGGGGTTGGGTGGCGACCGCGACAAATGGGACGATTACTGCGGGCCCGCTGTTTGCTACCGTGACTGCAAACCCGAACCTTCAGTGCAATTTCACCCCAGTCGTTGCAGGCGCAGAGAACCCTTATCTGCGGATCAGGCTAAGGCGGCGTAATACCAGCCGGGCGGGTGCCCAGATGTACTGGGCCAACGAAGACGGCGGGTTGGCCGAGGCAAGGCGCTTTGGGTGGTTCATCAGCACCACAACCACGGATTGGCAGGACATCGAGCTTGACCTGTCCGGCCATGCCGGGTGGAACGGCAAGAAAATTTACGCCATCCGCCTGGACATGATGAACTCCGGTGATACAAGCGGCGAGATCGATATCGCTTATATCGCCGTTGGTAGGCGTTCCGCCTCGGCCTCGGCAGAAGCCGTTTCCACTCTGAGCAACGCGGTTACCGAAGCAGAAGGAAAGCTATCCAGCCAGAGCCAGTCGATCGTAAATCTGCAGGGTGGGCTCAATGCCACCAACGGTAATGTGTCAGCTGCGCAGAAGGCTGCCCAAGACGCCTACAGCCTCGCTGATGCCAAGGGCAAGGTGATCGTCCAAAACTCAACACCTTCAGCCATCAACCAGCAGATCCAGAACCTTTGGATTGATACCACAGGTGGTGGGAACACACCCAAACGGTGGAATGGCTCTGCATGGCAGGCAGTTTCGGACAAGGTAGCCACGGATGCCGCAGCAGCAGCGGCCAATGCCCTGAGCCAAGTAGCGACAAAGGCTGATGCCTCTACCGTTCAGAGCCTCACGAATAAGGTAGAGCAACAAGGCGCAGCCATCACCGCCGCTGGCGAGGCGATCACTGGTATTAATGCATCGCTCGGCCAGGTTGGCGGCGAGAACCTACTGCCTAACCCTTCGTTTGAGGTAGAGGGGCCAACTGCCGGCCTTGCTGATGGCTGGCGTATTGGCTCTCCGCTGTCTGCACCCAATCGGCTGCTGTCGTTGGTGCCGTCAACCTTGGACCCTCGCGGTAAGGCGCAGCGTGTCGATGCCAAAGGGCTATCCGGCTCTGCGTATGTGGATGTTGCGCTACCGAACGCAAGCTGGGTGTCCATGGCGCCAGGGCAGGTACTGACAGTGTCGGCGTATGTCCGGGGCACCCAGGATCTGGTCAGTGAGATATACCTGCAATACAAGAACAGTGGTGGGGCCACGATAGGGACGCATGGACCGCTCCGAACCATTCTGAGCGACGCATGGAACCGACCAGTCTTCACTGGCGCTGCCGCTCCAGCGGGGACGATCGGGGCAGACCTTCTTCTACGCGTCAGAGGTCCTTTGGGTGGTACCGCCAGTGACGGCTACTACGAGATTGATCGCGCCCAAGCTGAACTATCCATCGTCGTGAGTGCCTGGAAGGACAACGCCAAGAACGCTCAAAGCGCAGCGCAAGCAAACGCTGCAGCGATCAACAGCGTATCGGGTCGTGTCTCCAGCACGGAGGAGGGGCTGACGTCAGTCAGTGGTCGGCTAACTCAACTGGACAATTCGATCGGAGACGTTGGCGGAGAGAATCTGCTCTACAACCCGGCTTTCACGAAATTGGGAGCAGCTACGGGGAACAATCCTGATGGATGGGTTCCGGAAGGGACGGCGACCTATACGCCCTCAATGGTCAGCTCCTGGCTTAACGCTGCAGAAAATGCATATCGGTGCACCACCACGGGCGTTGGCACAACAGCTTCGGGCAACCCTTACACGTCGCTGGTCACAGCAAGTGAACGGGCTCCTGCAGTTGCCCCGGGTCAGACGGTGACGTCGTCGATCTATGCAAGGAAGACCTCCGATTCAGGCGATTTGGGATTGAGGATCTTCCATCAGTGGGCAAACGCCGCCGGTACCGTAATCTCCGCTCCGGCCTCGCTGGTTGTGCCCGTATCGGTTTCCGGCGATCGCGTGTCGTTCACATCGATTGCTCCTGCTGGCGCCGCCAAGGTTCGGGTGTTTTACCGGGCCCACGCTGCAAGCGGGAGTAGTGCTGCTGGTACTTTCGAGGTTGCCAGGCCACAGGTCGAATACGGTTCGCGGCCGACTGGCTGGCGAGACAACGGGCAGGTCAACAGCACCGCCATCGGCGCCGTTTCTACGGCAGTCGACGGCCTGACATCCAGCGTGAGCCAGCAGGGCAAAGACATCAACTCTGTGTCCAGCAGAACGACCAGCCTGGAGAATAGCGTCAACAACGGTTCCACTGGACTGGCCAGCAAGGCGTCGACCGCTGCGCTGACCAGCGTGGCCAACCGCGTCGCTGCTACGGAAAGCGGCCTGACGGCGCAATCCACGAGCATCACCAACCTGGAGGCGAAGATTGGCACCGCTCTGCCATTCGTGGCTGGGCAGACCTGGGAGTTCGTTAACTCAGTGGAGGGATGGATAGCCAATACGTCTGGAGCAACCCTGACCGCTGGCCCTCAGTATGCAACTGTCGCCAAGTTCACGACCATTCAGGCAACCAACACCTTCCCGGTCATAGACGGAGCCGCGAACCCTCTTGTGAGGATCAGGCTACGCCGGCGCAACACCGGCCGGACCAGTGCGGCTATGTACTGGGCCAACGAGGATGGGGGGCTTGCCGAGGCTCGGCGGTTCAACTGGCCTATCAGCACCTCGAGTGGAGATTGGCAGGACATCGAGCTCGATCTGTCCGGCCATTCTGGTTGGAATGGGAAGAAGATCTGGGCCATCCGCCTGGACATGTACAACTCGGGTGATGCCAATGGCGAGGTGGACATCGCCTACATCGCAGCCGGGCGACGGTCGGTGGCTGCTTCGGGGAGGGCGTTTGACTCACTCAGCGTCAACGTTTCCCAGCAGGGGGACAAGCTGGCGGCTGAAACACAGAGGATAAATGGGCTGCTGTCCTCTGTCGGAGATGCCAACGCTGCGATTCAGAACGAAGCCAAGGCCCGAAGCGATGCTGATGGAGCACTCAGTCAGCAAATTCAGAGCACCCAATCGTCTTTGGGGGCCACCAATGCTTCGGTACAGCAGATCAGTACCGCGCAGACCGGATTGAATAATCGGGTCAACGCTCAGTTCTCGATCAAGGTTGCAGTTACGCAAAGCGGAGTTTATGCGCTCGGTGGGATTGGAGTAGGCATTCAGAACCAGAATGGTGTGCTGCAGTCGGTCGTGGCCGTCTTGGCGGACCAGTTCGCGGTAATCAACGCCGCCGGCAATGGTTACGTCAGCCCGTTTGCGATTCAAGGCGGCCAGGTGTTCATGAATGATGCCTTCATTCGTGATGGCAGCATCATCAACGCCAAGATCGCCAACGGTGCGATTACGTCGGCGAAGATCGGTGTGGCGGAAATCGACACGCTGCGCATTCGTGGGAACGCCGTCACCGTGCCGGTATCGGCAAATAGCCCCGGGAATGTGCTGGGTGCGGGAGTAGGCCAATGGCAGAACTTGGCCGCCGTCGGCGTGCAAATGGACGAGGGCGGTTTCATCACGGCCCAGTACAGCTGCTACCAAGGGTTTGGCAGTGGTATCCGTAAGTACCAATTCCAGATGGATATCAACGGCCTGGTGATCGCTGAAGGTGGAGGCGACTGGGCGGACGGTTTCCCTAACCTGATGGGATCAATCGGCGTTGGCCCGGGTTTTTTCGTCGTCACTGTGAAGTGGTGGGGGGAGAACACGGGTGTCGGCGTGAGAAATCATAACCTCTTTGCCATGGGGACTAAACGGTGA
- a CDS encoding lysozyme: MRTSQRGLSLIKSFEGLRLQAYQDSVGVWTIGYGTTRGVKPGMTITKEQAERMLLNDVQRFEPEVQRLVTAPLNQNQWDALMSFTYNLGAANLESSTLRRLLNAGNYVAAAEQFPRWNKAGGQVLAGLVRRRAAERDLFLEAM, translated from the coding sequence ATGCGCACATCGCAACGTGGCTTGAGCCTCATCAAGTCATTCGAGGGCCTGCGCCTGCAGGCCTATCAGGATTCTGTCGGCGTCTGGACCATCGGCTATGGCACCACCCGTGGCGTGAAACCGGGGATGACGATCACCAAGGAACAGGCCGAACGCATGCTGCTGAACGACGTGCAGCGCTTCGAGCCAGAAGTGCAGCGCCTGGTCACAGCGCCGCTGAACCAAAACCAGTGGGATGCCCTGATGAGCTTCACCTACAACCTGGGTGCGGCCAATCTTGAGTCGTCCACGCTACGCCGGCTGCTCAATGCGGGCAACTACGTTGCTGCTGCCGAGCAGTTCCCCCGCTGGAACAAGGCAGGCGGGCAGGTGCTGGCCGGGCTGGTGCGCCGGCGGGCTGCTGAGCGGGATCTGTTCCTGGAGGCAATGTGA
- a CDS encoding addiction module antidote protein has translation MISKKISPQDMPILDLDLSKTKRFEASRFLDSPETIAAFLAEAMKANDAQTLMHALGEVAKAKGVNQFAQDAGVNRESLYKTLKGEEKTRFTTIQKLMVALGVELTVRPLEKLPGS, from the coding sequence ATGATCAGCAAAAAAATTTCGCCGCAAGACATGCCAATCCTTGATCTGGATTTGAGCAAAACAAAACGCTTCGAGGCCTCCCGGTTTCTCGACAGCCCGGAAACCATCGCGGCATTTCTGGCAGAAGCAATGAAGGCTAATGACGCTCAGACCCTGATGCATGCATTGGGTGAAGTGGCAAAAGCCAAGGGCGTGAATCAGTTTGCGCAAGACGCAGGGGTCAATCGAGAGTCTCTTTATAAAACGCTGAAGGGCGAAGAAAAGACCCGTTTCACCACTATTCAAAAACTGATGGTTGCGTTAGGTGTAGAGCTCACAGTCAGGCCGCTCGAGAAGCTTCCGGGCTCTTGA
- a CDS encoding DUF3077 domain-containing protein, producing the protein MPTDNTTEPTTVGKTCFYQGENNTHPLFRIEPGIPCQDAREQASELMGYVRDLIITGLMDGDQKLIWASHYLSAMAKALLDDAELGMMKK; encoded by the coding sequence ATGCCCACCGACAACACAACAGAACCCACCACAGTCGGCAAGACCTGCTTCTACCAAGGCGAAAACAACACTCACCCGCTGTTCCGCATCGAACCCGGCATCCCCTGCCAGGACGCCCGCGAACAGGCTTCCGAACTGATGGGTTACGTGCGCGACCTGATCATCACCGGCCTGATGGACGGCGACCAGAAACTGATCTGGGCCTCGCATTACCTGAGCGCGATGGCCAAGGCGCTGCTGGATGATGCCGAGTTGGGGATGATGAAAAAGTAA
- a CDS encoding SH3 domain-containing protein — MRKKFVASLLAVAIASTTACAQLGISKEQAGTVIGGLAGVAIGSTMGSGNGKIAAALIAGGIGAYVGNRIGHMLDEKDQQALALRTQEVLSQQQTTASAQPVTWKSDHSGATAQIVPGKEYTKTKQVEVKRAPKIQAVPSMKLINEPYVTISDNLNVRAAPNQAGEKVGSLKNHTEFTAVGSTGDWILVGRKGVTVGYVHKNYVEPKAQAVAKRVTPAVNLDELDVAASKETQGFDLDSVQSLPTQTVAAEAACRPVTVSLKSQSGQTEQEQNTFCKQANGTWELI; from the coding sequence TTGCGTAAGAAATTCGTCGCGTCCCTTCTGGCGGTCGCCATCGCCTCTACCACGGCCTGTGCACAGCTCGGGATCAGCAAAGAGCAAGCGGGCACCGTGATCGGTGGCCTGGCCGGTGTGGCCATCGGCTCGACCATGGGCAGTGGCAACGGCAAGATCGCCGCCGCGCTGATCGCAGGTGGCATTGGCGCCTACGTGGGCAACCGCATCGGCCACATGCTCGATGAAAAGGACCAGCAAGCCCTGGCGCTGCGTACGCAGGAGGTTCTGAGCCAGCAGCAAACCACTGCCAGTGCCCAGCCAGTGACCTGGAAGTCCGACCACTCCGGCGCCACCGCGCAGATCGTGCCGGGCAAGGAATACACCAAAACCAAGCAGGTCGAGGTCAAGCGCGCGCCGAAGATCCAGGCGGTGCCGTCGATGAAGTTGATCAACGAGCCGTATGTGACCATCAGCGACAACCTCAACGTGCGCGCCGCGCCTAACCAGGCTGGTGAGAAGGTCGGCAGCCTGAAGAACCACACCGAATTCACCGCCGTGGGCTCCACCGGTGACTGGATTCTGGTCGGCCGCAAGGGTGTGACCGTGGGCTATGTGCACAAGAACTACGTCGAGCCCAAGGCGCAAGCGGTCGCCAAGCGCGTAACGCCAGCCGTCAACCTGGACGAGCTGGACGTTGCCGCCAGCAAGGAAACCCAAGGTTTCGACCTGGACTCGGTGCAGTCGCTGCCGACCCAGACAGTTGCCGCCGAAGCGGCCTGCCGCCCGGTCACCGTCAGCCTGAAATCGCAAAGCGGCCAGACCGAACAAGAGCAGAACACCTTCTGCAAACAAGCCAACGGCACCTGGGAACTGATCTGA
- a CDS encoding LysE family transporter: protein MLGVTDYGAFVIAFLILLAIPGPGNFALITATGKGGIKAGLAATCGVIVGDQVLLWLAVAGVATLLATYPAAFHMVQWAGAAYLAYLGLRMLLSKPGGAAHTCRMDNGQYLRQTMMITLLNPKAIMFYMAFFPLFVDPVKHQGLVTFGFMAATVAVVTFLYGLIAVVLTHQLAERMRASPRIANMFERLAGACLVGFGIKLAAMR from the coding sequence ATGCTTGGCGTCACCGACTACGGCGCATTCGTCATCGCCTTCCTCATTCTTCTGGCCATCCCCGGCCCGGGCAATTTCGCCCTGATCACCGCCACCGGCAAGGGCGGTATCAAGGCAGGCCTGGCCGCGACCTGTGGCGTGATCGTGGGTGACCAGGTGCTGCTGTGGCTGGCGGTAGCCGGTGTCGCCACCCTGCTGGCCACCTACCCTGCCGCCTTTCATATGGTGCAGTGGGCGGGGGCTGCATACCTGGCATACCTGGGCCTGCGCATGCTGCTGAGCAAACCCGGTGGTGCAGCACACACCTGCCGCATGGACAACGGCCAGTACCTGCGCCAGACCATGATGATCACCCTGCTCAACCCCAAGGCGATCATGTTCTACATGGCGTTTTTCCCGCTGTTCGTCGACCCGGTGAAGCACCAAGGGCTGGTGACGTTCGGTTTCATGGCGGCGACAGTGGCGGTGGTGACCTTCCTGTATGGGCTGATTGCCGTGGTGCTGACCCATCAACTGGCCGAGCGCATGCGCGCCAGCCCGCGAATTGCCAATATGTTCGAGCGGCTGGCGGGGGCTTGCCTGGTGGGATTCGGCATCAAACTGGCGGCGATGCGCTGA
- a CDS encoding YhfL family protein, translating into MKKLFKATVAVAVVSGVALLSGCTGQVYNQPKNCTYDYLFHPSVSISKIIGGCGPIDKLPQQQ; encoded by the coding sequence ATGAAAAAGCTGTTCAAGGCCACCGTAGCCGTTGCCGTCGTTTCGGGTGTCGCCCTGCTGTCGGGTTGCACTGGCCAGGTTTACAACCAACCGAAAAACTGCACCTACGACTACCTGTTCCACCCTTCGGTTTCCATCTCCAAGATCATCGGTGGCTGCGGCCCGATCGATAAACTGCCTCAGCAGCAGTAA